The Carnobacterium divergens nucleotide sequence GTATTTCAAAAAATTGATCCCGATCAAATGAAATACTTGTCTACAATTAAGAGAAAAGAAGAATTAATGGCTGCACAAGGCGTTGATATTCTTTATGTAATTGAATTTACTTCAGCTTTTGCCAGTTTATCGCCAATTGAATTTGTAAACCAGTATATGGTGGATTTACATGCTAAAGTGGTTGTTGCAGGATTTGATTATACCTATGGACCAAAAGATACAGCTAATATGGAACAATTGCCACGTTATGCAGACAAACGTTTCGAAGTGGTTACAGTTGAAAAGCAGGAAACCGCTGATGAAAAAATTAGTTCTACCCGTATTCGAAAAGAATTAGCAGCTGGAAATATGAAAACCGCAAATGAATTACTAGGCTATGCCTATGAAGTTCCTGGAAGAGTCGTTCACGGAGATGCGAGAGGACGATTACTAGGATTTCCTACAGCAAATATTGAAGTAGACGCAGGTGTACGTTTGCCAAGAGTCGGCGTGTATGCGGTGAAAATTAAAGTGGGCAACCAATGGCATCTAGGCATGGCTTCGATTGGCTATAACGTGACCTTTGGTGACAATCGAGACATGACGGTTGAGGTCTATATTTTAGATTTCAATGAAGATATCTATGGAGAACGTGTTTCTGTTTCGTGGCACCATTATTTAAGAGATGAATTAAAATTCGATTCTGTTGTCGAATTGATTGCACAATTAAAGCAAGATGAAGTAGACACAACCGTTTACTTTAACAACGAAAAATAAAAGCGAGGAAAGGATCGTGAACTCATGACAGCAACCTATATTCATATTCCTTTTTGTGAGCATATTTGTTTTTACTGTGACTTTAATAAGGTCTTTTTAGAAGGACAACCAGTAGACGAATATGTCGATATGCTTTTAAGAGAAATGCAGTTAACAATGGCTCAAACACCAGATGAAAAAATTGAGACCATATATGTGGGTGGCGGTACACCGACCACATTGAATGAAAAGCAGTTAGATCGATTGTTAACAGGAATGAAAAAAATTCTACCTTTCCAACTAGGAAATGAATTTACTTTTGAAGCAAATCCCGGAGATTTATCCGTTGAAAAATTAAAAGTCTTACACGATCATGGCGTGAATCGTCTCAGTATGGGAGTCCAGTCTTTCAATGATGATTTGCTAAAGAAAATCGGTCGTATTCATAAAGTAAAAGATGTCTACCAATCAATTGCGAATGCGCGACAAGTGGGTTTTGAAAATATTAGCATTGATTTAATTTACCGATTGCCAGGACAAACAGAAGCGGACTTCAAGAACAGCTTAGTAAAAGCACTGGAATTAGAACTGCCCCATTACTCTACGTATTCATTGATTTTAGAAAATAAAACCATTTTTTACAATTTGATGCGACAAGGGAAATTGCCTTTGCCAACGGAAGATGAAGAGGCAAATATGTATCAAATGGCCATTGATTTAATGGCTGAAAAAGGGCGCAAGCAGTATGAAATAAGCAACTATGCTTTACCAGGATTTGAATCTCAGCATAATCTGATTTATTGGAAAAATGAAAAATATTATGGGTTTGGTGCAGGCGCTCATGGCTATTTAGGAGGGCACCGTTATCAAAACAACGGACCAATTCAACAGTATTTAGAACCCCTTAGAGAAAATCGGTTGCCTATCTTAAGAACCCAACAATTATCGATAGAAGAAAAAATTGAAGAAGAAATGTTTTTAGGGTTGAGAAAACTAGAAGGCGTTTCAATTCAACATTTTTTTGATAAATTTCAGGTGCCTATTTTTGAAGTCTATCAAGAGGTTATCAATAGCCTTGTGACAGATGGATTGCTTGAAGTTACCCCTGATAAAATTCGCTTAACAGAAAAAGGGAAATTTTTAGGAAATGAAGTTTTCCAAGCCTTTTTATTAAGTAGCCCCAAATAAAAATAACGACTAAAACTTACCTGAATCAGGGAGTTTTAGTTTTTTTTTGCCTCAGAGTATCAACTCATTAAAAAATGTCAATTCTTGTTATTTCTATTTTAACGAGTTAAGATAAGGAAGAATCTATGAGTAGGGGGGCTTAGGAATGAAAACAGCAATTGAACTTCAATTTGTATTTAATATCGGGAACAATTTACCATTGCTTCATTGTGGAAAGACGAATCTCCTTTGAGATGAGTTATTCGATAAAAAGCAGTAAATAATCATCGGCTTGCTCAT carries:
- a CDS encoding bifunctional riboflavin kinase/FAD synthetase — encoded protein: MKVVNIHHPYQSNQIPTDDVVLALGFFDGVHLGHQEVIATAKKIAKKKNLKLALMTFNQHPSIVFQKIDPDQMKYLSTIKRKEELMAAQGVDILYVIEFTSAFASLSPIEFVNQYMVDLHAKVVVAGFDYTYGPKDTANMEQLPRYADKRFEVVTVEKQETADEKISSTRIRKELAAGNMKTANELLGYAYEVPGRVVHGDARGRLLGFPTANIEVDAGVRLPRVGVYAVKIKVGNQWHLGMASIGYNVTFGDNRDMTVEVYILDFNEDIYGERVSVSWHHYLRDELKFDSVVELIAQLKQDEVDTTVYFNNEK
- the hemW gene encoding radical SAM family heme chaperone HemW, which produces MTATYIHIPFCEHICFYCDFNKVFLEGQPVDEYVDMLLREMQLTMAQTPDEKIETIYVGGGTPTTLNEKQLDRLLTGMKKILPFQLGNEFTFEANPGDLSVEKLKVLHDHGVNRLSMGVQSFNDDLLKKIGRIHKVKDVYQSIANARQVGFENISIDLIYRLPGQTEADFKNSLVKALELELPHYSTYSLILENKTIFYNLMRQGKLPLPTEDEEANMYQMAIDLMAEKGRKQYEISNYALPGFESQHNLIYWKNEKYYGFGAGAHGYLGGHRYQNNGPIQQYLEPLRENRLPILRTQQLSIEEKIEEEMFLGLRKLEGVSIQHFFDKFQVPIFEVYQEVINSLVTDGLLEVTPDKIRLTEKGKFLGNEVFQAFLLSSPK